The Pannonibacter sp. XCT-53 genome includes a region encoding these proteins:
- a CDS encoding DUF1178 family protein, with the protein MIRYSLLCDNAHGFEAWFRNSGDYDAQSARGLVSCPVCGSPVVTKALMAPAVATAEKREERQQAAAAVAAGPSPAAVPAPEPVTPGVDGTSSAALIPSDARYAELVGKLRELRAQMTANADYVGSSFAEEARKMHYGETDHRNIYGETNADDARSLLEEGISILPLPVLPDDRN; encoded by the coding sequence GTGATCCGCTACTCTCTCCTGTGTGACAATGCCCACGGCTTCGAGGCCTGGTTCCGCAACTCCGGTGACTATGACGCGCAGAGCGCGCGCGGTCTGGTGTCTTGCCCGGTGTGCGGGTCGCCCGTGGTGACCAAGGCGCTGATGGCACCAGCGGTTGCTACCGCCGAGAAACGGGAGGAACGCCAGCAGGCGGCAGCGGCTGTCGCGGCCGGGCCGTCACCCGCCGCCGTGCCTGCGCCCGAGCCGGTCACGCCCGGGGTCGACGGCACGTCCAGCGCGGCCCTCATCCCCTCCGACGCGCGCTATGCCGAGCTGGTCGGCAAGCTTCGCGAACTGCGGGCGCAGATGACGGCCAATGCGGATTATGTCGGGTCCTCGTTTGCCGAGGAAGCGCGCAAGATGCACTACGGCGAAACCGATCACCGCAACATCTATGGCGAGACCAACGCCGATGACGCGCGCTCGCTGCTCGAGGAAGGCATCAGCATCCTGCCGCTGCCGGTGCTGCCCGACGACCGCAACTGA
- a CDS encoding phasin family protein codes for MTHEDSKQTRDTAFLSGMDALLPQSWLPAGLGGLPRNWSWAERSDRIEDRTFRCMEDVRRRMVTNAEKAMTSHMDFVTHRLNADLDYVRSLTACRLPDEAMRTMQSFLRTLWQDYESQAQRSLELWKDSVSEGAACAEALTETAVEAVVEIEHAAEEEVALAAPSAPAETAAHRTTDAEGNAPLRTEAVTPADASAPAMAATPARKAPVRKGSGPAAPRKAPAKPAGAA; via the coding sequence ATGACACATGAGGACAGCAAGCAGACCAGGGACACGGCGTTTCTCTCCGGCATGGATGCGCTCCTGCCCCAGTCCTGGCTCCCGGCGGGGCTCGGCGGCCTGCCGCGCAACTGGAGCTGGGCCGAGCGCAGCGACCGGATCGAGGACCGGACCTTCCGCTGCATGGAAGACGTGCGCCGCCGGATGGTGACCAACGCCGAAAAGGCGATGACCAGCCACATGGACTTCGTCACCCACCGCCTCAATGCCGACCTCGACTATGTCCGCAGCCTCACGGCCTGCCGTCTGCCCGACGAGGCGATGCGCACCATGCAGTCCTTCCTGCGGACCCTGTGGCAGGACTATGAGAGCCAGGCCCAGCGCTCGCTCGAACTCTGGAAGGACAGCGTCTCCGAGGGCGCGGCCTGCGCCGAGGCCCTGACCGAAACGGCGGTCGAGGCGGTGGTCGAGATCGAACACGCCGCGGAAGAGGAAGTGGCGCTGGCCGCGCCCTCCGCCCCGGCGGAGACTGCCGCGCATCGCACCACGGACGCCGAGGGGAACGCTCCGCTCCGCACGGAGGCCGTGACGCCGGCCGACGCGTCGGCCCCGGCCATGGCCGCGACACCCGCCCGCAAGGCACCGGTGCGCAAGGGCAGCGGCCCTGCGGCCCCGCGCAAGGCCCCCGCCAAACCGGCCGGCGCGGCCTGA